In Monomorium pharaonis isolate MP-MQ-018 chromosome 3, ASM1337386v2, whole genome shotgun sequence, a genomic segment contains:
- the LOC105833335 gene encoding ATP-dependent RNA helicase DHX8 isoform X2, with the protein MEEVTKLEHLSLVSKICTELENHLGLNDKDLAEFIVHLAEKNNTFPAFKKVLIENGAEFSDSFMANLLRIIQHMKPTKASTDKPSKSISKQDELALKFPALALPNENPRDSETNDAKDEDIVNDVMASLEAFAPSNKKKSTNTEKNNGKLDSDEKKSKRGRRSRSRSRDRSKRHRSRSRSSNRKERRHRSRTRSRSRTRHRSRDRTHRRRSRSRERRGSPGARDRRDARHSRKRDRSRSRSTEEIPLSAEPEVGKIYAGKVANIVPFGCFVQLEGLRRRWEGLVHISQLRREGRVANASDVVSRGQKVLVKVLSVGGQKVSLSMKDVDQETGKDLNPVIPIAKADEDEKHLRNPDRPTSLLELQGNYDEDETYSRKRVQRLSSPEKWEIKQMLAASCIDRSELPEFDTETGILPREDDEEEDVEIELVEEEPPFLHGHGRTLGDLSPVRIVKNPDGSLAQAAMMQSALAKERREQKMLQREQEMDSVPTGLNKNWIDPLPDAESRTLAANMRGIGLQTQDLPEWKKHVIGGKKSSFGKKTNLTLLEQRQSLPIYKLRDDLVKAVTDNQILIVIGETGSGKTTQITQYLAEAGFTARGKIGCTQPRRVAAMSVAKRVAEEFGCCLGQEVGYTIRFEDCTGPETSIKYMTDGMLLRECLMDLDLKTYSVIMLDEAHERTIHTDVLFGLLKQAVGRRPDLKLIVTSATLDAVKFSQYFFEAPIFTIPGRTFEVEVMYTKEPETDYLDAALITVMQIHLREPPGDILLFLTGQEEIDTACEILYERMKSLGPDVPELIILPVYSALPSEMQTRIFEPAPPGSRKVVIATNIAETSLTIDGIYYVVDPGFVKQKVYNSKTGMDSLIVTPISQAAAKQRSGRAGRTGPGKCYRLYTERAYRDEMLPTPVPEIQRTNLATTVLQLKTMGINDLLHFDFMDAPPVESLIMALESLHSLSALDNEGLLTRLGRRMAEFPLEPNLSKMLIMSVHLQCSDEILTIVSMLSVQNVFYRPKDKQALADQKKAKFNQPEGDHLTLLAVYNSWKNNKLSNAWCYENFVQIRTLKRAQDKCGEERSTGGIQNVG; encoded by the exons ATGGAGGAAGTTACGAAGCTGGAACACCTGTCTCTGGTGTCGAAAATCTGCACGGAGTTGGAGAATCACCTGGGATTGAACGACAAGGACTTGGCTGAGTTCATTGTACATCTGGccgaaaaaaataacacatttCCCGCGTTCAAGAAGGTACTAATTGAGAACGGAGCGGAGTTCTCCGACTCCTTTATGGCCAATCTTCTCAGGATAATACAGCACATGAAACCGACGAAAGCGTCCACCGACAAACCGTCCAAGTCTATAAGCAAGCAGGACGAATTAGCATTGAAGTTTCCAGCGCTTGCGTTACCAAATGAAAATCCACGTGATTCCGAGACCAACGACGCCAAGGATGAGGACATCGTCAATGATGTTATGGCTTCCCTAGAAGCGTTCGCGCCGTCTAATAAGAAAAAGTCGACGAACACCGAGAAGAATAACGGTAAGCTTGACAGTGACGAGAAAAAGAGTAAACGAGGAAGGAGAAGCAGGAGCAGATCGAGGGACAGATCCAAACGACACAGATCCAGATCCAGATCATCGAATCGGAAGGAGAGACGGCACAGATCTAGGACGCGGTCCAGGTCGCGGACGCGTCACAGATCGCGCGACCGAACGCACAGAAGACGCTCCAGGTCCCGGGAGCGCAGGGGCTCACCCGGAGCCCGCGATCGCAGAGACGCGAGACACTCGAGGAAACGCGACCGATCCAGATCCAGATCCACGGAGGAGATTCCACTCTCCGCAGAGCCGGAGGTGGGTAAGATTTACGCCGGCAAGGTCGCAAACATTGTGCCGTTCGGCTGTTTTGTCCAGCTGGAAGGTTTAAGGCGTCGTTGGGAGGGCCTGGTTCATATCTCTCAATTGAGACGGGAAGGCCGAGTGGCGAACGCGAGCGACGTGGTCTCCCGGGGGCAGAAGGTCCTAGTGAAGGTCCTCAGCGTCGGTGGGCAGAAGGTGTCTCTCAGCATGAAGGACGTCGATCAGGAAACTGGAAAGGATTTAAATCCAGTGATACCGATCGCGAAGGCGGACGAGGACGAGAAGCACTTGCGTAATCCGGACAGACCTACCTCTCTGCTGGAGCTTCAGGGTAACTACGACGAGGACGAGACGTATTCGAGGAAGCGCGTGCAACGTCTCTCGTCGCCAGAGAAGTGGGAGATCAAGCAGATGCTGGCCGCGTCGTGCATCGACAGAAGTGAGTTGCCGGAGTTCGACACGGAGACTGGAATCCTGCCACGAGAGGATGACGAAGAGGAGGACGTAGAGATCGAGCTTGTCGAAGAGGAGCCACCGTTCCTGCATGGTCACGGCCGAACTCTCGGCGACCTCAGCCCCGTGAGGATAGTAAAGAATCCGGACGGCTCGCTAGCGCAGGCGGCGATGATGCAGAGCGCTCTGGCAAAGGAGCGGAGAGAACAGAAGATGTTGCAGCGCGAGCAGGAGATGGATTCCGTGCCCACTGGTCTGAACAAGAACTGGATAGACCCACTGCCAGACGCAGAGAGTCGCACGCTGGCGGCAAACATGCGCGGCATCGGTTTACAGACGCAGGATCTGCCCGAGTGGAAGAAGCACGTGATAGGCGGTAAGAAGTCGTCGTTCGGCAAGAAGACCAATTTAACGCTATTGGAGCAGCGTCAGAGCTTGCCGATTTACAAGCTGCGCGACGATTTGGTGAAAGCCGTGACGGACAATCAAATCTTGATCGTAATCGGGGAGACCGGCTCGGGCAAGACGACGCAGATCACGCAGTACCTGGCGGAGGCTGGTTTCACCGCGCGCGGCAAAATCGGTTGCACACAG ccAAGACGTGTTGCCGCTATGAGCGTGGCTAAGAGAGTGGCAGAGGAGTTTGGCTGCTGTTTGGGCCAGGAAGTGGGCTATACCATCCGTTTTGAAGATTGCACCGGGCCGGAGACCAGCATCAAATATATGACGGACGGTATGTTGCTGCGTGAATGCTTGATGGACCTTGACTTGAAAACGTATTCGGTAATTATGTTGGACGAGGCGCACGAGCGCACGATACACACGGATGTGCTGTTCGGCCTATTGAAGCAGGCAGTGGGTCGTAGACCTGATCTCAAGCTGATCGTCACCAGCGCTACTCTAGATGCGGTTAAATTCTCGCAGTACTTCTTTGAGGCGCCGATTTTTACCATACCCGGCCGTACATTCGAGGTCGAGGTAATGTACACGAAGGAACCAGAGACTGATTACCTGGATGCCGCATTGATCACCGTTATGCAGATCCATCTGCGTGAACCGCCAGGTGACATCCTACTTTTCCTTACTGGTCAGGAGGAGATTGATACCGCCTGCGAGATCCTTTACGAACGTATGAAGTCTCTGGGTCCGGACGTACCAGAACTAATTATTCTTCCGGTTTACTCGGCTTTGCCCTCAGAGATGCAAactagaatatttgaaccagCGCCGCCTGGCTCACGCAAAGTCGTCATTGCCACGAACATCGCCGAAACCAGCTTGACGATCGACGGTATATATTACGTCGTCGATCCGGGCTTTGTTAAACAGAAAGTCTACAATTCCAAGACAGGCATGGACAGTCTTATAGTGACGCCGATTAGCCAAGCGGCGGCAAAACAGAGAAGCGGAAGAGCCGGCAGAACCGGACCAGGAAAGTGTTATCGTCTTTACACCGAGCGAGCTTATAGAGACGAAATGCTGCCCACGCCAGTCCCGGAGATACAGCGTACGAATTTGGCCACTACTGTGTTGCAACTGAAGACTATGGGCATCAATGATCTTctacattttgattttatggATGCGCCACCAGTGGAATCACTGATTATGGCATTGGAATCGTTGCACAGCTTAAGCGCTCTCGACAATGAGGGCTTACTGACGCGATTGGGTCGACGTATGGCGGAATTTCCGCTAGAACCAAATCtatcaaaaatgttaattatgaGCGTGCACCTTCAGTGCTCTGATGAGATTCTGACTATCGTCAGTATGTTGTCCGTACAAAATGTCTTCTATCGACCGAAGGACAAACAGGCCTTAGCCGATCAGAAGAAAGCAAAGTTCAATCAACCTGAGGGTGATCACTTGACTCTACTAGCGGTTTATAATTCATGGAAAAACAATAAGCTGAGCAATGCTTGGTGTTACGAGAACTTTGTGCAGATAAGGACATTGAAGCGTGCCCAAGAT AAATGCGGCGAAGAAAGATCCACAGGAGGGATACAGAACGTTGGTTGA
- the LOC105833335 gene encoding ATP-dependent RNA helicase DHX8 isoform X1 gives MEEVTKLEHLSLVSKICTELENHLGLNDKDLAEFIVHLAEKNNTFPAFKKVLIENGAEFSDSFMANLLRIIQHMKPTKASTDKPSKSISKQDELALKFPALALPNENPRDSETNDAKDEDIVNDVMASLEAFAPSNKKKSTNTEKNNGKLDSDEKKSKRGRRSRSRSRDRSKRHRSRSRSSNRKERRHRSRTRSRSRTRHRSRDRTHRRRSRSRERRGSPGARDRRDARHSRKRDRSRSRSTEEIPLSAEPEVGKIYAGKVANIVPFGCFVQLEGLRRRWEGLVHISQLRREGRVANASDVVSRGQKVLVKVLSVGGQKVSLSMKDVDQETGKDLNPVIPIAKADEDEKHLRNPDRPTSLLELQGNYDEDETYSRKRVQRLSSPEKWEIKQMLAASCIDRSELPEFDTETGILPREDDEEEDVEIELVEEEPPFLHGHGRTLGDLSPVRIVKNPDGSLAQAAMMQSALAKERREQKMLQREQEMDSVPTGLNKNWIDPLPDAESRTLAANMRGIGLQTQDLPEWKKHVIGGKKSSFGKKTNLTLLEQRQSLPIYKLRDDLVKAVTDNQILIVIGETGSGKTTQITQYLAEAGFTARGKIGCTQPRRVAAMSVAKRVAEEFGCCLGQEVGYTIRFEDCTGPETSIKYMTDGMLLRECLMDLDLKTYSVIMLDEAHERTIHTDVLFGLLKQAVGRRPDLKLIVTSATLDAVKFSQYFFEAPIFTIPGRTFEVEVMYTKEPETDYLDAALITVMQIHLREPPGDILLFLTGQEEIDTACEILYERMKSLGPDVPELIILPVYSALPSEMQTRIFEPAPPGSRKVVIATNIAETSLTIDGIYYVVDPGFVKQKVYNSKTGMDSLIVTPISQAAAKQRSGRAGRTGPGKCYRLYTERAYRDEMLPTPVPEIQRTNLATTVLQLKTMGINDLLHFDFMDAPPVESLIMALESLHSLSALDNEGLLTRLGRRMAEFPLEPNLSKMLIMSVHLQCSDEILTIVSMLSVQNVFYRPKDKQALADQKKAKFNQPEGDHLTLLAVYNSWKNNKLSNAWCYENFVQIRTLKRAQDVRKQLLGIMDRHKLDVVSAGKNTVRIQKAVCSGFFRNAAKKDPQEGYRTLVDSQVVYIHPSSALFNRQPEWVIYHELVQTTKEYMREVTTIDPKWLVEFAPAFFKFSDPTKLSKFKKNQRLEPLYNKYEEPNAWRISRVRRRRN, from the exons ATGGAGGAAGTTACGAAGCTGGAACACCTGTCTCTGGTGTCGAAAATCTGCACGGAGTTGGAGAATCACCTGGGATTGAACGACAAGGACTTGGCTGAGTTCATTGTACATCTGGccgaaaaaaataacacatttCCCGCGTTCAAGAAGGTACTAATTGAGAACGGAGCGGAGTTCTCCGACTCCTTTATGGCCAATCTTCTCAGGATAATACAGCACATGAAACCGACGAAAGCGTCCACCGACAAACCGTCCAAGTCTATAAGCAAGCAGGACGAATTAGCATTGAAGTTTCCAGCGCTTGCGTTACCAAATGAAAATCCACGTGATTCCGAGACCAACGACGCCAAGGATGAGGACATCGTCAATGATGTTATGGCTTCCCTAGAAGCGTTCGCGCCGTCTAATAAGAAAAAGTCGACGAACACCGAGAAGAATAACGGTAAGCTTGACAGTGACGAGAAAAAGAGTAAACGAGGAAGGAGAAGCAGGAGCAGATCGAGGGACAGATCCAAACGACACAGATCCAGATCCAGATCATCGAATCGGAAGGAGAGACGGCACAGATCTAGGACGCGGTCCAGGTCGCGGACGCGTCACAGATCGCGCGACCGAACGCACAGAAGACGCTCCAGGTCCCGGGAGCGCAGGGGCTCACCCGGAGCCCGCGATCGCAGAGACGCGAGACACTCGAGGAAACGCGACCGATCCAGATCCAGATCCACGGAGGAGATTCCACTCTCCGCAGAGCCGGAGGTGGGTAAGATTTACGCCGGCAAGGTCGCAAACATTGTGCCGTTCGGCTGTTTTGTCCAGCTGGAAGGTTTAAGGCGTCGTTGGGAGGGCCTGGTTCATATCTCTCAATTGAGACGGGAAGGCCGAGTGGCGAACGCGAGCGACGTGGTCTCCCGGGGGCAGAAGGTCCTAGTGAAGGTCCTCAGCGTCGGTGGGCAGAAGGTGTCTCTCAGCATGAAGGACGTCGATCAGGAAACTGGAAAGGATTTAAATCCAGTGATACCGATCGCGAAGGCGGACGAGGACGAGAAGCACTTGCGTAATCCGGACAGACCTACCTCTCTGCTGGAGCTTCAGGGTAACTACGACGAGGACGAGACGTATTCGAGGAAGCGCGTGCAACGTCTCTCGTCGCCAGAGAAGTGGGAGATCAAGCAGATGCTGGCCGCGTCGTGCATCGACAGAAGTGAGTTGCCGGAGTTCGACACGGAGACTGGAATCCTGCCACGAGAGGATGACGAAGAGGAGGACGTAGAGATCGAGCTTGTCGAAGAGGAGCCACCGTTCCTGCATGGTCACGGCCGAACTCTCGGCGACCTCAGCCCCGTGAGGATAGTAAAGAATCCGGACGGCTCGCTAGCGCAGGCGGCGATGATGCAGAGCGCTCTGGCAAAGGAGCGGAGAGAACAGAAGATGTTGCAGCGCGAGCAGGAGATGGATTCCGTGCCCACTGGTCTGAACAAGAACTGGATAGACCCACTGCCAGACGCAGAGAGTCGCACGCTGGCGGCAAACATGCGCGGCATCGGTTTACAGACGCAGGATCTGCCCGAGTGGAAGAAGCACGTGATAGGCGGTAAGAAGTCGTCGTTCGGCAAGAAGACCAATTTAACGCTATTGGAGCAGCGTCAGAGCTTGCCGATTTACAAGCTGCGCGACGATTTGGTGAAAGCCGTGACGGACAATCAAATCTTGATCGTAATCGGGGAGACCGGCTCGGGCAAGACGACGCAGATCACGCAGTACCTGGCGGAGGCTGGTTTCACCGCGCGCGGCAAAATCGGTTGCACACAG ccAAGACGTGTTGCCGCTATGAGCGTGGCTAAGAGAGTGGCAGAGGAGTTTGGCTGCTGTTTGGGCCAGGAAGTGGGCTATACCATCCGTTTTGAAGATTGCACCGGGCCGGAGACCAGCATCAAATATATGACGGACGGTATGTTGCTGCGTGAATGCTTGATGGACCTTGACTTGAAAACGTATTCGGTAATTATGTTGGACGAGGCGCACGAGCGCACGATACACACGGATGTGCTGTTCGGCCTATTGAAGCAGGCAGTGGGTCGTAGACCTGATCTCAAGCTGATCGTCACCAGCGCTACTCTAGATGCGGTTAAATTCTCGCAGTACTTCTTTGAGGCGCCGATTTTTACCATACCCGGCCGTACATTCGAGGTCGAGGTAATGTACACGAAGGAACCAGAGACTGATTACCTGGATGCCGCATTGATCACCGTTATGCAGATCCATCTGCGTGAACCGCCAGGTGACATCCTACTTTTCCTTACTGGTCAGGAGGAGATTGATACCGCCTGCGAGATCCTTTACGAACGTATGAAGTCTCTGGGTCCGGACGTACCAGAACTAATTATTCTTCCGGTTTACTCGGCTTTGCCCTCAGAGATGCAAactagaatatttgaaccagCGCCGCCTGGCTCACGCAAAGTCGTCATTGCCACGAACATCGCCGAAACCAGCTTGACGATCGACGGTATATATTACGTCGTCGATCCGGGCTTTGTTAAACAGAAAGTCTACAATTCCAAGACAGGCATGGACAGTCTTATAGTGACGCCGATTAGCCAAGCGGCGGCAAAACAGAGAAGCGGAAGAGCCGGCAGAACCGGACCAGGAAAGTGTTATCGTCTTTACACCGAGCGAGCTTATAGAGACGAAATGCTGCCCACGCCAGTCCCGGAGATACAGCGTACGAATTTGGCCACTACTGTGTTGCAACTGAAGACTATGGGCATCAATGATCTTctacattttgattttatggATGCGCCACCAGTGGAATCACTGATTATGGCATTGGAATCGTTGCACAGCTTAAGCGCTCTCGACAATGAGGGCTTACTGACGCGATTGGGTCGACGTATGGCGGAATTTCCGCTAGAACCAAATCtatcaaaaatgttaattatgaGCGTGCACCTTCAGTGCTCTGATGAGATTCTGACTATCGTCAGTATGTTGTCCGTACAAAATGTCTTCTATCGACCGAAGGACAAACAGGCCTTAGCCGATCAGAAGAAAGCAAAGTTCAATCAACCTGAGGGTGATCACTTGACTCTACTAGCGGTTTATAATTCATGGAAAAACAATAAGCTGAGCAATGCTTGGTGTTACGAGAACTTTGTGCAGATAAGGACATTGAAGCGTGCCCAAGATGTACGTAAGCAATTGCTGGGCATAATGGACAGGCATAAATTAGATGTAGTATCGGCCGGTAAGAACACAGTGCGTATACAGAAAGCTGTGTGCTCTGGATTTTTCAGAAATGCGGCGAAGAAAGATCCACAGGAGGGATACAGAACGTTGGTTGACAGCCAAGTGGTGTACATTCATCCGAGTAGTGCATTGTTCAATCGCCAGCCGGAATGGGTGATCTATCACGAATTGGTGCAAACTACCAAGGAATATATGAGAGAAGTGACGACGATTGATCCGAAGTGGCTGGTGGAATTTGCACCTGCATTCTTCAAGTTCAGCGATCCAACTAAACTTAgcaagtttaaaaagaatcaaAGACTGGAGCCACTCTACAACAAATACGAAGAGCCGAACGCGTGGAGGATATCGCGAGTTCGCAGGCGACGTAACTAA
- the LOC105833336 gene encoding dnaJ homolog subfamily C member 1 yields MRWTKMNLPLIVFGVLCFLDVFRSSCAWDNDELEVFDVVEEVNQNFYDVLGVTQSANASEIKKAFRRLSLQLHPDKNPAEDAELQFRKLVAVYDILKDPGKRQKYDNVLVNGLPNWRSAVYYYRHVRKMGLLELGIILFIIVSIAQYIVSWAVYFEKRYTCEQVLGSKLQKLQKKNRKSKMDVPDLADFLEKIPTPTMWNTLPFQLPKWIIGSIIATPYTIRLIIQLIKERKEKKKQEEEEALAQENEQPEPEIVSRGVRKRRAGFTPQERSGTNSKETIKKENSDYTNHVYEKPAVSGGLWTDNDILELIKYVKKYPGGTPERWEKIASVMNRTVTEVTHMAKKVKEEGLKPGESVEEVSMEEKPKKIKTRSENAISNTEWSQEQQRSLEAALTKYPKGASVDRWEKIANCIEGKTKEECQVRYRQLVELVKKKQQSQ; encoded by the exons ATGCGGTGGACGAAGATGAATCTGCCGTTGATTGTTTTCGGAGTCCTCTGTTTCCTGGACGTATTTAGGTCCTCTTGCGCATGGGACAACGACGAGTTGGAAGTGTTCGACGTAGTCGAGGAGgtcaatcaaaatttttacgatGTACTAGGCGTTACACAG TCCGCGAACGCCTCGGAGATCAAGAAGGCTTTCAGACGTCTGTCGTTGCAACTGCATCCGGACAAAAATCCAGCGGAAGACGCAGAGTTGCAGTTTAGAaag TTAGTCGCTGtttatgacattttaaaaGATCCTGGAAAGCGGCAAAAGTATGACAATGTGCTCGTTAACGGATTGCCAAATTGGCGATCAGCGGTATACTACTATCGTCATGTCCGAAAAATGGGATTATTGGAGCTGGGTATTATATTGTTCATAATTGTCTCAATAGCGCAGTATATCGTATCTTGGGCggtatattttgaaaaacggTACACTTGT GAACAAGTTTTAGGCAGTAAACTTCAAAAGCTACAAAAGAAGAATAGAAAAAGCAAAATGGACGTTCCAGATTTAGCTGACTTTTTGGAAAAGATTCCTACTCCAACAATGTGGAACACCCTTCCATTTCAATTACCAAAGTGGATAATAGGTTCCATAATAGCTACACCTTACACTATTCGTCTTATTATACAACTCAtaaaagagaggaaagagaagaaaaagcaggaagaagaggaggcatt AGCACAAGAAAACGAACAGCCAGAACCTGAAATAGTATCACGTGGGGTCAGGAAACGTAGGGCTGGCTTTACCCCACAAGAGAGAAGTGGTACTAATTCTAAGGAAAccataaagaaagaaaatagcgATTATACGAATCATGTCTATGAGAAACCAGCGGTATCTGGTGGCTTGTGGACTGATAATGATATTTTAGAACTGATAAAATATGTGAAGAAGTATCCTGGTGGAACTCCAGAACGATGGGAGAAAATCGCGAGCGTTATGAATCGTACGGTCACGGAAGTTACGCACATGGCTAAGAAG GTGAAAGAGGAAGGTTTGAAGCCTGGTGAATCGGTGGAGGAAGTTTCTATGGAAGAAAAACCGAAGAAGATTAAGACCCGCAGTGAAAATGCTATCAGCAATACCGAGTGGAGTCAAGAACAGCAAAGGTCTTTGGAAGCGGCCTTAACGAAATATCCCAAAGGTGCATCTGTAGATAGGTgggaaaaaattgcaaattgtaTCGAAGGAAAGACAAAG GAAGAATGCCAAGTGCGCTATAGACAATTGGTGGAATTAGTGAAAAAGAAACAGCAGTCTCAATAG
- the LOC105833337 gene encoding uncharacterized protein LOC105833337 isoform X2, which translates to MRTELREAALTKRREDRVSAWNKSRTNLGECPGIESFSVEFVDEKLRLLKKKRLPLVDYRYLPNALIQSEENINAFLKVDQSLSSLVRDLSSNNPTLQLYAANCCCNIALGNTKACTALGKAIISYLVIKLESLNYALLDVCIWTIGNLVAGSDKAFSILHAQHCLKYIILLLHNCDDSILPSVIYALLHYVYVGFYKISENEMSELAQAIIKRNLLYENPNYIWLLALLSSSSMCSGHLHVILPQVVDYLYLTVSNSDGIIQVSKITASIRILANTLHNSCEDKVNVLLSNPKYSNEDLHLLLNKLLSHPYMHIRRETLWLIGNLYNHRLSSIGKNVRDLIPFLSALNQAFSAVENSV; encoded by the exons ATGCGAACGGAATTGAGAGAGGCTGCCTTGACAAAAAGAAGGGAAGATCGCGTGTCCGCCTGGAACAAGAGTCGCACCAATTTGGGGGAGTGTCCAGGAATTGAATCATTTTCCGTCGAATTCGTCGATGAGAAGTTGAGGCTTCTCAAAAAGAAACGATTGCCCCTCGTGGATTATAGATATTTGCCCAATGCTCTTATTCAG tCGGAAGAAAACATAAATGCCTTTTTAAAAGTGGATCAAAGCTTATCAAGCTTAGTGCGTGACTTGTCCAGTAACAATCCAACTCTTCAATTATATGCAGCCAACTGTTGTTGTAATATTGCTCTGGGAAATACGAAAGCATGCACGGCATTGGGTAAAGCAATTATTTCATATCTGGTTATCAAATTAGaaagtttaaattatgcgTTGCTG gATGTTTGCATTTGGACAATTGGTAATTTAGTTGCAGGAAGTGATAAAGCTTTCTCTATCTTGCATGCGCAACATTgcctgaaatatataattttactgttGCACAATTGCGACGATTCAATTCTTCCTTCTGTAATATATGCACTCttacattatgtatatgtgggattttataaaatatc AGAAAATGAAATGTCGGAGCTTGCACAAGCTATCATAAAGCGAAATCTGTTATATGAAAATCCGAATTATATTTGGTTATTAGCTTTATTATCTTCTTCATCGATGTGCTCTGGACACTTGCATGTTATTCTGCCACAAGTTGttgattatctttatttaacagTTTCCAATTCAGATGGAATAATTCAAGTCAGCaag attacaGCATCCATACGTATATTAGCTAACACATTGCATAATTCTTGCGAAGATAAAGTGAACGTTCTTTTGAGTAAtccaaaatattcaaatgaagATTTGCatcttttattgaataaattattatcgcaTCCTTATATGCACATTAGAAGAGAAACTTTGTGGTTAATAG GGAATTTGTATAATCATAGATTGTCTAGTATTGGTAAAAATGTAAGAGATCTTATACCTTTTCTATCAGCACTGAATCAAGCTTTTTCCGCAGTTGAAAATTCTGTATGA
- the LOC105833337 gene encoding uncharacterized protein LOC105833337 isoform X1 translates to MQAIGEQRDETSTLRSNDSVRIENMRTELREAALTKRREDRVSAWNKSRTNLGECPGIESFSVEFVDEKLRLLKKKRLPLVDYRYLPNALIQSEENINAFLKVDQSLSSLVRDLSSNNPTLQLYAANCCCNIALGNTKACTALGKAIISYLVIKLESLNYALLDVCIWTIGNLVAGSDKAFSILHAQHCLKYIILLLHNCDDSILPSVIYALLHYVYVGFYKISENEMSELAQAIIKRNLLYENPNYIWLLALLSSSSMCSGHLHVILPQVVDYLYLTVSNSDGIIQVSKITASIRILANTLHNSCEDKVNVLLSNPKYSNEDLHLLLNKLLSHPYMHIRRETLWLIGNLYNHRLSSIGKNVRDLIPFLSALNQAFSAVENSV, encoded by the exons ATGCAGGCTATCGGCGAGCAAAGGGACGAAACCTCGACACTTCGTTCGAATGACAGTGTCAGAATCGAAAATATGCGAACGGAATTGAGAGAGGCTGCCTTGACAAAAAGAAGGGAAGATCGCGTGTCCGCCTGGAACAAGAGTCGCACCAATTTGGGGGAGTGTCCAGGAATTGAATCATTTTCCGTCGAATTCGTCGATGAGAAGTTGAGGCTTCTCAAAAAGAAACGATTGCCCCTCGTGGATTATAGATATTTGCCCAATGCTCTTATTCAG tCGGAAGAAAACATAAATGCCTTTTTAAAAGTGGATCAAAGCTTATCAAGCTTAGTGCGTGACTTGTCCAGTAACAATCCAACTCTTCAATTATATGCAGCCAACTGTTGTTGTAATATTGCTCTGGGAAATACGAAAGCATGCACGGCATTGGGTAAAGCAATTATTTCATATCTGGTTATCAAATTAGaaagtttaaattatgcgTTGCTG gATGTTTGCATTTGGACAATTGGTAATTTAGTTGCAGGAAGTGATAAAGCTTTCTCTATCTTGCATGCGCAACATTgcctgaaatatataattttactgttGCACAATTGCGACGATTCAATTCTTCCTTCTGTAATATATGCACTCttacattatgtatatgtgggattttataaaatatc AGAAAATGAAATGTCGGAGCTTGCACAAGCTATCATAAAGCGAAATCTGTTATATGAAAATCCGAATTATATTTGGTTATTAGCTTTATTATCTTCTTCATCGATGTGCTCTGGACACTTGCATGTTATTCTGCCACAAGTTGttgattatctttatttaacagTTTCCAATTCAGATGGAATAATTCAAGTCAGCaag attacaGCATCCATACGTATATTAGCTAACACATTGCATAATTCTTGCGAAGATAAAGTGAACGTTCTTTTGAGTAAtccaaaatattcaaatgaagATTTGCatcttttattgaataaattattatcgcaTCCTTATATGCACATTAGAAGAGAAACTTTGTGGTTAATAG GGAATTTGTATAATCATAGATTGTCTAGTATTGGTAAAAATGTAAGAGATCTTATACCTTTTCTATCAGCACTGAATCAAGCTTTTTCCGCAGTTGAAAATTCTGTATGA